The Hevea brasiliensis isolate MT/VB/25A 57/8 chromosome 9, ASM3005281v1, whole genome shotgun sequence nucleotide sequence GACATCCAGCAGCAATACAAAACGTCACCAAGTGAAGGAGAAGATACAGAGGAGATTGAACTGAATCTGGGACTATCATTGGGAGGCAGATTTGGGGTTGACAAGTCTGCAAATAAACTGATACGATCATCTTCTATAGCTGGCTCAATACCACTAGCGAGAGAGAATGATGCATTTAATACACCTCCTGCGTCTTATCCTGTCCTTATGAGGACATCTTCTTTGCCTACAGAGACAGAGGAGtggaggaagagaaaagaaatgcAGAGTTTTAGGAGAATGGAAGCCAAGAGAAGAAGAAGCgaaaagcaaaagaacttgaatgctAATTGGAGAGGAGACCTGAATTTGGAGGAAGACAGAAGGGGCTTGAATGCGACTAGAGGGAATTGGACACCCACATGGACTAGGCAGGATGTTTTCGGGGCAATGAACCTGAATAGGGGTACTACTTTAAAGGGATTGGCGGGGACGCAGCAGGGTTCACAAGGGTCCGTGGAGTCTCGAGGAGGAAGCTCTTCTGGGGTGTCAGAAATGGAAAGCAAGCCTGTTCAAGGttctatttcattttttttaactcCCCTCTCCCTATTTTCTTCTGTTTTCAGTTTAATTGTTTCACTTTATTTATTTTTGGGGAGAGTTTTGGATTGGAATGGATGATTTCTATGTTTGGTTATTTTGAACATATATTTTTATGTTAGGTTCTGTGTGTTGGTTGGGGAATAGTTCCTTTCTTGAGTTGTTAGCACTACTATTCTTTGAAATAGTTTTGTGAATGTCATCTGCTAAGATTTTGGTTGCTTAGAGAGAGTTGGAAAAGAGTGCTAAGTTTGTTTGTTTTCAATAAATGCAACTTTTACTCGACTAATATAAATGGTTGTGTTAGGTCATGTTGACCGAATGGAGTAAATTTTGCTTTCAAGAACTTCGAAGAAAATAATGGATTTTGGGGTTCAAAGAAGGTGGCGTATAATGTTTATTTAAAGCAAGGAATTTGGAGGGGTAATGAGAACATATTAGTTGAAGATGTTAATAATGATTGTTTGATTGCTATTGGTGGGAATTAAATGGCTGTAACTTAACATTCAATTTGTTTACATTATTGATAATTTGATATTTTGAGTGTTGGGCACGGAAAGAGTCGTACTcatataagagttgcagagatgagaatgttaaggtgtatgagtggccatactagactagataaagttcgtaacgagagtatcagagaaaaggtaggagtagttccaattgaagataagttgagagaagtgagattgaggt carries:
- the LOC110652121 gene encoding ninja-family protein AFP2, which produces MGEEDDNRNRSRNRSSSTSSKAMESLSLEINRYPRDLLQRFISSDIQQQYKTSPSEGEDTEEIELNLGLSLGGRFGVDKSANKLIRSSSIAGSIPLARENDAFNTPPASYPVLMRTSSLPTETEEWRKRKEMQSFRRMEAKRRRSEKQKNLNANWRGDLNLEEDRRGLNATRGNWTPTWTRQDVFGAMNLNRGTTLKGLAGTQQGSQGSVESRGGSSSGVSEMESKPVQGSSSGGEARSPMSNQSFQVRSNQEAVGSSGKKMSENICRTSTQEMENPSKKHDSAENRRKEIGTNAVEDMPCVFTIGDGPNGRRVEGILYKYGKGEEVRIMCVCHGSFLSPAEFVKHAGGGDVDHPLKHIVVNTSVSSLF